DNA sequence from the Malus sylvestris chromosome 10, drMalSylv7.2, whole genome shotgun sequence genome:
acatggcattggattccaaatgtgaatgatggagcatcaattggtgcatgtaatggatgtaaatgttgtctaaaatctaatgagtgaagggaacaagaggtatcaagcaattgagtgtaataattaaatgaattgaagcatgaaattagaaattatgtaggggacaagagtgatcaagcatggcatggaatccaaagggaattctatgtggtttgcatggcaaggaatgcaagttggggtgacagatttttgggctgttttcttcatcttttggaccataattcttcatattcttggcatctttagttctcaaattcgtccatccacttttgcccatgcatttgctatccattccaagtccgaaacatgctccaaaggcctccaaaatgcatcttcttgcctactttgtacttagagtctgaaaacacacaaaaataactttaaacactaaaataactaaggaaatacaacgtaaatgcacaagaacaagctaactaagtcgcataaatatgctcctatcatcgtGTCATGTCAAAAACTGCCGAGTCTAGTGTTCTTGATGGATTGCAATGGCTAGAAAATTAGAagtcaaaagaaagaaaaaaaaaacccagaaaaaatctgaaattttatcttttgtttttggggttGCTAGTTGTTACTCTTTTGCTTATGCTATAAGTTGAGAGCTAAGCGCACCTCCATCAGTtagtggagagatttttcagtgtgatcgtcTCACGatgtggtacaccacatgtcctatataaatggtgggttatgtgtgttaaaaggttaataacttaaaaattaaaaatttcaccacttgcataaaaacacgtgatgtaccatccatgttcctatcacaactaaaaatttatctgGTTAGGGAAGGGTGAAGGCAATAAAGTTGTTCTTACTTTTCATTCTAAATAGTAATTGCATTTGTGCAAGTCCACCAGCTTGGAAGGtggaaggataaggataagGGCGATTactattcacacacacacacacacacacatatatatatttatgttttgtgcCTTGTAATTTTGTACTTATTAagttttttctttgaaaataaaaaccctTATTTAACTTCGATAACttaattttaaatacaaaatcaaaacataacattacattacaaacaagcataattaattaaaataaagacAAATGAGAAGATGGTTAACTTTTTAAGTTCCTTAAGTGTGTCTAATTTTAAGTATGTTGTTGAAAagacatttgaattttttttagaattatttggtattttatttggtattttttgatattttttgtatattttaatGTTGAAAATTCAATGGTCTAGATGAATTTTTTGCAGCCCAAATGCTGTTTAATCCAGTTGGTAGGGCAAATTGCCCTATTGCTGGAGAAGCTTTAATGGATGGAGAGAAGAGGGAGGGGTTGTGTGGATAGGCTGCATGTGGGATgttcgattttttattttttatttttttttgaacaaataatattttctacactaaaGGGAAATGGAtgtgcttagcctcacaatgagttagtaataatgtagttcaaattcgcctttggcaagaatcgaacctagaacctctcacttacaagtgaaaagaaataccactagattcTAGTAATAAGTGATGGTAGGATGTTTGATTTAAATATGACTTGATTTCAGTTCAATGTTTTGTTCATTGTTCGGGGTTGTTATTATCAATGTAGAAGTTTTGTTCTCTGTTTGAGGTTCTGAATTATTTTGATAGAAAGTTTCGAACTTTATGACTTACGATTAAAAGAATAATTTAACTATTTTCATATAATGCAATTTCTGTTCTTGCAGTTTGTTAGGAGCAAGGTCGGTTGTTGAAACACCAGTTGTGAGAATTTGTGCGTCACCTAACATAAAACAAAGAAAGTCTTCACACCAAATGGATGGGAATCGGTAAACCATCAGAACCTAAAACTCATTTCCTTGGTAATCTCCATTACTTTTTGAATTagtattgttattattattattatattttttgccCACAAAGAGAGCTTGATACTAAGAAAATGAGAAGCTTATGAAACCACAACAGGGTATAAATAGTCAATAATTTTATCCATTTGCTCTATAATTACTgcataaaaaactaaaaacctaGACTATCTGCTGAGTTGAAATTAACCAAGTAGGTTCTTGATTGACTGGGCTTAATAGGTTTGTGGTGGCATTTTTTATGAAGGTAATTTTTGGGTGGGTTTTTATAAACCCTTAACTGATAACAATGTGCGGCGGCACCAACAGTTTTGGACAAGAAACAAGTAAGTACCATTTTGCTTCATTGTTCCACAGTATTATGTAGAGATTGCTTTAATATCTTGGCTTCTTGGCTGTATGTCGGGTGTCTGAGATAGGACTTAGGAGATCTGGTTTAGgttttgcagagagagagagggagagataagGGGTGTCCGAAAGAAATGTGAGAGGATTTAGGTGAGGGATTTCAGGGATttgtttagggtttcttttctaCGATTCGCAGACAGAGATGGGACAAGGGAACAGGTAAGGGAGGTATGGGTATGGGTAGGGGATGGAAAAGCATTTCGTTTTCCATTTGCCTCCTGAAACCTGAGGGATTTATGcgattgcagagagagagatggaggtgTCTGTTTGGTGCCCTTTAATTGTCACTTTTGTGATTTGTCCATCCTTGATTGTTGTGTGATTCATTCTCACGAACGTTCTATGGACAAGGTTTCATATTATTccttccttttaattttgatattgttgtgcTTAATTTTTGTTCTGTTTTATTGGGTGATTAGATTAACAAACCTTTGATATTTTGGTATAATAATTTCACATCACGTGTTGCCCTTTTGGATCACCTTAATTGTTCGTCAGATGCTAActtttaattatgttttcttTCGGTCAATCTCCATCTGGTAAATTTGTCCATCCTTCTGGAGTGGAGCATTATCTTTCTGACATCATAAATGCTTTGAGAAACTGCTATGGAGACAAACAGTTATTTACTCCGTTGTAGGTATGCTTTTCTTTAGTATTTTAGAGGGATTCTAACTCTTCCCCATTGTAATCTTAACCTTTGTATCTCTCTCTCAAAACAACAATGAGAGTAACCGTTGAAAAGCAAATTCTCAGATGTATCTAAGCTTATACATACAGTGGACAAAAACCGAATCTTAAATTGGGGCAGTGAGTTCTGCAACATCCTGGTGCTGCATATATTGTCACACTTTTAAAAGTTGTATTTCTCAGATATCTTGGGaatttaattagttttatgtCATTTTCATAGGGCAATTTAGTAGAGATTTAGCACATAAAAGAAGATGCGTGAATCAATACAATTAACCTAATAGTGATTTGGTTCAACGTAAAGATTACTGCAAGGGCACTTAAgtcattttcttaatttatgcACATATATATTATACGTAACCAATACATGTTTTCAAAGGATGTTAGTTAGTGTTCATGCTCTGCTgatattttattctgttcattttgattttgtttttcagtTGTGGTTATAGGATTGTTttgtctctctctttttttttctttttttccccaCTGTACAGCTTTTCTAAAATTCAACTGTTGTTCTCAATTTGGTTATTTGAACCGAGGCCAGTAAAGCTGTGCCTTTGGAAGGTCTCACTGCTTTTAAAGTTGAATGGTGCTCACTGAATATAATGCGTTCATTTTtcagtgtgtgtgagtgtatgtgtatgcagtgtgtgcagtgtgtcaCTTGGGCCGTTGGCTTTTTGAGGTATGTTCATTTATAGGGATTTTGTAATTGTATTGTTGAATTTTTAATGTATGCTTGGATTTTAAAGGGGCACCGTATTTATAGGTTGTTGTACGATTCTAGGGAGATAAAAGAGAGGGGATTGAGAGGTCATGCTAAAGAGAGTATATTACTTACCACAGAGGAATATACTTCATATAATAGCAATGTGATGATGTGTGGCATGCTTTAACTAAGGGATATTTTTGTGTAATAAGAAAGCCATATAGAGTCACATTCTTGTTTTTTTGGATTTGGTAACTAAAATTTTATATGTGAACCACATGTTTCTTCTGTTTCGTAAGGAAACAGAACTTTTTTGAAAACCATCTCTTTCTAATCAAAGACGTTAAGTTTCTTCCCACTCATTGTACAATGTGTTTATGTGCCAGCTCacttgaatgtatataaaaaaaaaactgtttgttCATAATTGTAttgaatttattcaacttaaatgtgttttattcatCCGATTACACCTGAAACAACAGGTTCCGCAGCAATGCGCAAACATATTTTCTTGTAAGAACTAAAATAAGCATTTATACCTGGCCTTGATTCAAAAGCTTCTCAACTTGACTGTGGGGCATGTGAAGCTCAATGACGTTTTCCGGACAAAATTTTGATGGCAAAGATTTTGCAGGCCATCCCTCCCAGTAAAGATAACTAAGGAGCATCCGGAAGAGATAAAAGACCTTGAGATAGATATAGTTTGCTGCAATTCTCGTCAAAGTTATAGTAATTACAAACCTTTAGCAATTTTAGATTCCCCATGTTTTTGAAGGCTGCACGACTCAACTTGAGCTTTTTAATCTCCGACCGACGTGTTAAAGAATATGCCTTGAACCGCTGCAGTTCCCTGACAATGGACGAGCACAGTATAATGTAGACAATGACGTACAACAAAACTTTCTCAAAACTACATTCGTAGATCAGTTTCCATAAAAAGTTCAGGTTTTTTTAATACAAGAAATTAAATGCATTTGGCCTTGCTGTATTATTTTTCAGTACACAATAGACATCCTCGGGAATGTACAGCCTATTGTGTTTTCCAGGGTCTTCAGTGCCCTGTTCACGAACAATCGCCCAACCCATTTCTTTTAGCAAAATCATGCATCTCCAGGCGGTTCATTGTGGAAATTGATATAAGAGACCTATCAATGAGATCTCTAATTCCCCCAGCAAAGAAACCACGAATATCTTACATTCTTTTTGCAAAATCTATATTCATCCCCTTATAAAAAAATGCTATATCAAGAAAtgtctccttctcattttcttctaatCTATCATAACTTAGTCGGAACACATTCTGAATTCTTTTGTTGggaatttttttcaatttgttcaaTTCATCTTCCCAGTCTTCTTTGCTCTCGCAGTGAAGGAACAAAGAACCCAAAACTCTAAGAGCTAATGGTATGCCTCCAACATAACCTACCACGATTCTTGACAACTCCGTATAATCTGATATAGTAGAGCTATTTTTGAAGGCATTCAAATGAAAGAGCTCAAGAGCATCATCATGTTGTAATCTAGTAACCTTGTATATCTTATCAACGTCGACCTTCTTCTTAAGTATGCGCCTATCCCTGGTTGTTATAATGATTCTACTTCCAGGGCCAAAATGAACATGATCTCCAACTAAAAGTTCTAATTGACTCACATGGTTCACATCATCAAGGACAATGAGGACCTTTGTACCAAGGAGCCTCTTTTTAACAAGCTCTGATCCTATAGATAAAGTGTCAATATTCATTTTTTCGTCGCCTAATATCTTACGAAGAAGTTTATTTTGCATGTGATCTAGTCCATATTTTTCTGAATCCTCCCTAACAATTTTGAAGAAAACAAGAAGCTTCAAGTTCAGAAGATATGCGGTGATATAGAGCATCAGCAAGGGTGGTCTTGCCAATGCCTCCCATGCCCCCAAATACCTACTGTGCAAACATCTAGTGAATCAATGCATAACAAAGATTCAATTTGCTCAATGCGGTTTTCAATTCCAACCAGGCCCTTTAAATCACTTGAGGATTTGAATCAACTTGTTCCAGATATTTTCCACAATTTTCTTGACTAAATCAGCCTCCCTCCtagcacataaacaaacaataatTAGCACTTAAGTATGTCATAACTCATCTTGTATGAATCGAACAGTCACAAGTAGATGCAATTAAAAAGTAACATAATTAATTACCCAGTTCTTTTTGAATTATCAAACCCCGATAGATTTGCTGCTTGTGTCAAAGCAGCCCTCCACTTGTGCACCTTCTGGAAGTTGTCCTTGAAATGTTCTTCATGTTGAGCAAACGCATCTGCATAACTTCCCTGTTGTTTTCGTACATGTGATGGATTGATGTGGTAAAAAATAGGAAGAGGCATAGTAGTTGCAGAGAAAATGATTACTGAAAGCTTTGACTTTTCCATTGCTTCCAAAGGGCATGTGCAATTTCATCTCCTGTCTCAAGCCTGTCGTCTATGTAGGTTTCGATGCTCTTCCCGCATAAAGCAGTATGAAGATGGCTAGTAAATGTATTACGGGCATCCTCACCTCTGAAACTAAGAATACATCATACTTTTGTAGAGGAGCGATGGCAGCCGCAGCCGCAGCAGAAGAAGCATACAAACTCATAACCTACAAACTTGCTAGTCAAAACATGCAACTGCTCCTGAGCCAGCtatttaattgtaatataacGTTGTACTCTTGCCACAGAGTTTTGATATGATACGCTTATATTGTAATACTGAACTATTGCAACACATTCAATAAAGAGAACATTTAATGTAGCCATATATACATAAGTTTATAAAACATGCAGATTAGATCACGCTAGCTCCAAATTGACTGCATATTTATTTTCACGATAAGGAATGAGGGACCAAAAAATCTCCCCAATTTTGATAAGTTTCGTACAATTGTGACATACAAGAGATTAGTACGAGATATCACACTATCATACCAACTATGTTGTTTTAATAGAGAATTCTCCAAGGGTAAGTCAGGATTACGTCGAAGTGCAGAGAGATTAATTACCTCAGGAAATGTtgagaaaaaaattgtaatcaAGAACAAGTTGTGGTTCAAGATTGAACTAAGCAAGAGTGCTAGGAAGAAGTTGCAGAGAGATCGCTGCCTTCATCACTAGCTAGGAAGCAAGAGAAGAGAGA
Encoded proteins:
- the LOC126584301 gene encoding disease resistance protein RPV1-like, whose translation is MEKSKLSVIIFSATTMPLPIFYHINPSHVRKQQGSYADAFAQHEEHFKDNFQKVHKWRAALTQAANLSGFDNSKRTGREADLVKKIVENIWNKLIQILKYLGAWEALARPPLLMLYITAYLLNLKLLVFFKIVREDSEKYGLDHMQNKLLRKILGDEKMNIDTLSIGSELVKKRLLGTKVLIVLDDVNHVSQLELLVGDHVHFGPGSRIIITTRDRRILKKKVDVDKIYKVTRLQHDDALELFHLNAFKNSSTISDYTELSRIVVGYVGGIPLALRVLGSLFLHCESKEDWEDELNKLKKIPNKRIQNVFRLSYDRLEENEKETFLDIAFFYKGMNIDFAKRM